CAGCGCGGATTCTGCTCAGACTTACCTGGGTAATTCCGAGATAAGAAGCAATGTGTCCCAACTGAACCCTTCTCAAAAGATTGGGTTTGTCACGCATCAGGTCTTTGTAGCGTTCGGTAGAAGTTTTGAACTGTCTGGATATTATCAACTCTTCTGTTTTTACAAGCTCTCTTTCTGCAAACTTACGGCCCCAATTGGCAATGTAGATGTCTTCATTGAAAAGTTTTCGGAGATATTCTGTTTCTAACCGGTACAACTCACATTCTTCCAGCAGCTCGATACTTTCATAACCCGGTTTATCTTCTACATAACTTTTCATGGAGACAATCGTTTCTC
The sequence above is drawn from the Chryseobacterium daecheongense genome and encodes:
- a CDS encoding Crp/Fnr family transcriptional regulator, which translates into the protein MTIDEIIDNLLILPESSREKLKAHITEAAYPKGFCLMEADKIIPYVYFIKKGIVRAYASTQDNDITFWFGSEGETIVSMKSYVEDKPGYESIELLEECELYRLETEYLRKLFNEDIYIANWGRKFAERELVKTEELIISRQFKTSTERYKDLMRDKPNLLRRVQLGHIASYLGITQVSLSRIRAEIK